One genomic region from Nitrospirota bacterium encodes:
- the metG gene encoding methionine--tRNA ligase, translated as AEKKRTPKEHADIMVDNFRNLWKRLNISNDAFIRTTDDAHIKSVQGLLQMLWDRGEIEKREYSGWYCTPDERFWTEKDIVEGNCPDCGRPVDRIHEENYFFLMSKYQERLIKYIEETPSYILPDTRRNEVLGFLRNNTLGDLCISRPKNRLSWGIPLPFDENFVTYVWFDALVNYVSGLEYLPPAPSQSRYWPASVHLVGKDILTTHAVYWSTMLMALNLPLPETIFAHGWWTVDGEKMSKSRGNVVDPNKMIDEFGADAFRYFLFKEVPFGQDGDFSQSAMVTNINSDLANGIGNLLSRTLTMIERFAHGTIPAIGTPALPELEARIAATATGLPERIDQGYRTLAFRENLQAIWELIGLCDEYIDKAAPWKLAKNPEDQPRINTVLNTTSKALRLLSVLMYPYMPHTAGQLAQQLGLSFDFSKPILPTAYEWDTPLAEVNIYKGPGLFPRIESKPQGAKTVSDTAIPPQPTVAAPASATAAAQVAPLAAAASAPAAPAQITIDDFMKIQLKTAKVISAERVPKSEKLLKLQVSVGSEQRQIVAGIGKKYEPEALIGKMIIIVANLKPAKLMGIESQGMVLAAGDSEVRGLATILEEVDPGTKVK; from the coding sequence CCGCGGAAAAGAAACGCACCCCGAAGGAACATGCAGACATCATGGTGGACAATTTCAGAAATCTCTGGAAAAGGCTGAACATATCCAATGACGCATTTATCCGGACAACCGACGACGCACACATCAAGAGTGTGCAGGGACTTCTTCAGATGCTCTGGGACAGGGGAGAGATTGAAAAAAGGGAATACTCCGGCTGGTACTGCACTCCTGATGAGCGTTTCTGGACTGAAAAGGACATAGTGGAAGGCAACTGTCCCGACTGCGGCAGGCCTGTTGACCGGATACATGAAGAGAACTATTTTTTCCTCATGTCGAAATATCAGGAAAGGCTCATCAAATATATCGAAGAGACCCCCTCCTACATACTCCCGGACACAAGGAGAAATGAGGTTCTCGGATTTCTGAGGAACAACACTCTCGGAGACCTCTGCATCTCAAGGCCCAAAAACAGGCTTTCATGGGGAATTCCATTACCGTTCGATGAAAACTTCGTCACCTATGTCTGGTTCGACGCCTTGGTCAATTATGTCTCCGGATTAGAATATCTTCCTCCGGCTCCGTCGCAGAGTCGATATTGGCCTGCCTCGGTTCATCTCGTCGGGAAAGACATTCTCACCACCCACGCCGTCTATTGGTCCACGATGCTCATGGCGCTAAACCTCCCCCTACCGGAGACGATCTTTGCGCATGGCTGGTGGACGGTCGATGGCGAAAAGATGTCGAAGAGCCGCGGCAACGTCGTCGATCCCAACAAGATGATCGATGAGTTCGGCGCCGACGCGTTCCGTTACTTCTTATTTAAAGAGGTACCGTTCGGACAGGATGGCGATTTTTCGCAATCTGCGATGGTGACCAACATCAACAGTGACCTGGCTAATGGAATCGGCAATCTGTTGAGCCGGACATTGACGATGATTGAACGGTTCGCCCACGGAACCATTCCCGCGATTGGGACGCCGGCCCTTCCAGAGCTTGAAGCCAGAATCGCCGCCACAGCGACGGGCCTTCCCGAACGAATCGATCAGGGGTATCGCACGCTCGCCTTTCGCGAAAACCTCCAGGCCATCTGGGAGCTCATCGGCCTCTGCGACGAATACATCGATAAGGCTGCACCCTGGAAACTCGCAAAGAATCCTGAGGACCAACCACGCATCAACACCGTGCTGAATACGACATCGAAAGCGCTACGCTTGCTCTCTGTACTCATGTATCCCTACATGCCCCACACGGCGGGACAACTTGCCCAACAACTCGGCCTGTCATTCGATTTCTCAAAACCGATACTACCTACAGCCTATGAATGGGACACGCCTCTTGCGGAGGTCAACATCTACAAAGGCCCCGGCCTCTTCCCCCGTATCGAATCAAAACCACAAGGAGCCAAAACCGTGAGCGACACAGCGATTCCCCCGCAGCCAACAGTAGCGGCGCCTGCCTCGGCCACTGCAGCAGCACAAGTCGCGCCCCTAGCAGCCGCCGCTTCAGCCCCGGCTGCACCGGCTCAGATCACCATCGATGACTTCATGAAGATTCAGCTCAAGACCGCGAAGGTCATCAGTGCAGAGCGTGTCCCGAAGTCGGAAAAGCTGCTGAAGCTTCAAGTGTCTGTCGGCAGCGAACAGCGGCAGATCGTCGCTGGCATCGGAAAGAAATACGAGCCCGAAGCCCTGATCGGGAAAATGATCATCATCGTCGCCAACCTCAAGCCGGCGAAGCTCATGGGCATCGAATCGCAAGGCATGGTCCTGGCCGCAGGCGACAGCGAAGTCCGTGGCTTGGCCACCATCCTTGAGGAAGTTGATCCCGGCACCAAGGTGAAATGA
- a CDS encoding class I SAM-dependent methyltransferase: MNKNVILLVGLYVLLAGPALAQDQHRRPDDIKQYLEHLDSTERDRDQKPAQVIEALRLKPGMAVADLGSGSGYFTRRFIEAVTETGMVYAVDVEPEMLAYAKENVIHMHTAYTAEFILAQPDNPKLPFESVDLLFVCNTIHHLEDRSKYFHNLASSLKPGARISIIDFYPDDRSGELGFPKHHLVSRETIVKELTDAGYRLDREHNFLPRQYFLEFTAAQSTK, translated from the coding sequence ATGAACAAGAACGTCATCCTCCTGGTCGGCCTCTACGTGCTCCTTGCCGGGCCAGCGCTGGCCCAAGACCAGCACCGTCGCCCCGACGATATCAAACAATACCTGGAGCACCTCGATAGTACCGAGCGCGATCGCGACCAGAAACCGGCCCAGGTGATCGAGGCGCTCAGGCTGAAACCCGGCATGGCAGTCGCCGATCTTGGCTCAGGGTCAGGTTACTTCACACGACGCTTCATCGAAGCGGTCACCGAAACCGGAATGGTCTATGCCGTCGATGTCGAGCCGGAGATGCTGGCCTATGCCAAAGAGAACGTCATCCACATGCACACCGCCTACACCGCGGAGTTCATCCTCGCGCAGCCGGATAATCCCAAGCTGCCGTTCGAATCCGTCGATCTCCTCTTCGTCTGCAACACCATCCATCATCTTGAGGACCGCTCCAAATATTTCCACAACCTCGCATCGTCGCTCAAGCCAGGAGCCCGCATCAGCATTATCGATTTCTACCCCGATGACCGATCAGGCGAGCTTGGATTCCCCAAACATCACCTCGTCTCTCGTGAGACCATCGTCAAAGAACTGACCGACGCAGGATATCGGCTCGACCGGGAGCATAATTTCCTGCCACGCCAATATTTCCTGGAGTTCACCGCAGCTCAATCGACAAAGTAG
- a CDS encoding cation diffusion facilitator family transporter, giving the protein MSSLVSFEHLRSRLYLSLGLNALVITAEFIGGFLLDSVGLMSDAGHNLVDQGSLFLALYAHILTRQPASETRTFGYHRAGVIAAFLNSFILLLTAIGITLVGLKRLLHPVPVDGGWIMSIAAMSFVANLSIALLLQHGAKDDLNIRSAFWHMLGDAWVSLGVVLSGGAIMLTGWTVLDPLISLLVVGAILHGAWPLFKESLDVLLESTPPTISASHVATTIESLPGVKNVHDLHIWAVEPRLIMLTCHVLTDGDDSTLTNALLRSIHDRITSDFGIKHMTIQLETHCCDPDDVHCDLTKLAAQHPELEALTHQH; this is encoded by the coding sequence ATGAGTTCTCTCGTCTCCTTCGAACATCTGCGCTCGCGTCTGTATCTCTCGCTCGGGCTGAATGCCCTGGTCATCACCGCCGAGTTCATCGGCGGCTTCCTGCTCGACAGCGTCGGTCTCATGAGCGACGCGGGACACAATCTCGTCGATCAGGGCTCGCTCTTTCTGGCGCTGTATGCCCACATCCTCACCAGGCAGCCGGCCAGCGAAACGCGCACGTTCGGCTATCACCGCGCCGGCGTGATTGCCGCATTTCTCAACTCGTTTATCCTGCTGCTGACGGCGATCGGCATTACCCTCGTAGGACTCAAGCGGTTACTGCATCCGGTCCCCGTCGATGGCGGGTGGATCATGAGCATTGCTGCCATGAGCTTTGTGGCCAATCTCAGCATCGCCTTGCTGCTCCAGCATGGCGCGAAAGACGACCTAAACATCCGCAGCGCCTTTTGGCACATGCTGGGCGATGCCTGGGTCTCGCTCGGTGTCGTACTGAGCGGCGGCGCAATCATGCTGACGGGCTGGACGGTGCTCGATCCGCTCATCAGTCTCCTCGTGGTCGGCGCCATTCTCCATGGAGCCTGGCCGCTGTTCAAAGAATCCCTCGATGTGCTCCTGGAATCCACGCCGCCCACGATCAGTGCGTCCCACGTCGCCACGACGATCGAGTCCCTGCCCGGCGTGAAGAATGTGCATGATCTCCATATCTGGGCCGTAGAGCCCCGCCTCATCATGCTCACCTGCCATGTGCTGACCGACGGCGATGATTCCACCCTGACGAACGCGCTCCTGCGATCGATCCACGACCGGATTACCTCCGATTTCGGGATCAAACACATGACGATTCAATTGGAAACGCATTGCTGCGATCCCGACGACGTCCATTGCGACCTAACCAAACTCGCCGCGCAGCATCCTGAGCTCGAAGCCCTCACCCACCAGCATTGA
- a CDS encoding GTP-binding protein, with protein MNMSIPFYILCGSLGAGKTTLLMRLLEHWKSQGKRAGVLMNEAGEVSIDGPRAGTIAEQVMNLAGGCVCCDTKEDLSWGIAQLVREYESDVIILECSGMADPAEVIDGVTDLYTARLAHLERVIALLHPIPTDRESMGAFVTSQAIRCADELILNKKDLYVAGHWENFKAAIVNQNPYARVWETSHARVDPSALLEPITRISPAPTVNVEFGVPRSSATNKRASYHPIATTVRLPGPLNLVRFLSWMKTLPPELERAKGFFRFAKGPELQEFQYAPPGNATIAPITLLDEPNHAIVLIGRGYDQERCQAELLRCLENQKNTGD; from the coding sequence ATGAATATGTCCATCCCCTTCTATATCCTCTGCGGCTCTCTCGGCGCGGGAAAAACCACGCTCTTGATGAGGCTCCTTGAACATTGGAAAAGCCAAGGCAAGCGAGCCGGCGTCTTGATGAACGAAGCCGGCGAGGTGAGCATCGACGGCCCTCGCGCAGGCACCATCGCCGAACAAGTCATGAACCTCGCCGGCGGCTGCGTCTGCTGCGACACGAAAGAAGACTTGTCCTGGGGGATCGCCCAACTGGTGCGGGAATATGAATCGGATGTGATCATCCTCGAATGCTCCGGCATGGCCGACCCAGCCGAAGTCATCGATGGCGTCACCGATCTCTACACCGCGAGGCTCGCACATTTGGAAAGAGTCATCGCCCTCCTGCATCCCATCCCCACCGATCGGGAAAGTATGGGAGCCTTCGTCACCTCCCAGGCAATCCGCTGCGCAGACGAACTGATCCTCAACAAAAAAGATCTCTACGTCGCCGGCCATTGGGAGAATTTCAAGGCCGCAATCGTCAACCAGAACCCCTACGCGCGGGTCTGGGAAACCAGCCATGCCCGAGTCGATCCCTCAGCGCTGCTCGAACCGATCACGCGGATATCCCCAGCCCCGACAGTGAATGTGGAGTTTGGCGTACCGCGATCATCCGCGACGAACAAGCGGGCCTCGTATCATCCCATCGCCACGACTGTTCGACTGCCAGGCCCGTTGAACCTTGTACGATTCCTGAGCTGGATGAAGACCCTCCCCCCTGAACTTGAACGGGCGAAAGGCTTCTTCCGCTTTGCCAAGGGGCCTGAGCTCCAAGAGTTTCAATATGCTCCGCCAGGCAACGCTACCATTGCGCCGATCACCCTACTCGACGAACCGAACCATGCGATTGTGTTGATTGGACGAGGGTACGATCAGGAACGCTGCCAAGCAGAACTCTTGCGCTGTCTGGAAAACCAGAAGAACACAGGAGATTAG
- a CDS encoding phosphatase PAP2 family protein encodes MSWDESFFRAINGLAGQSAWVDQVALSLSNSSLLWAPCILLVCYWLWLSWREVVLGAPVLAATIGIADFLGARLKHLVARPRPCMSLLDIQHVEAACGKVFSFPSNHAINTAVAAAFLQVLYPRSGWVSWPLVGLIGLSRVYIGAHYVTDVLGGWVIGGSLGAGVAWLLLLYSPLRSSREKPAV; translated from the coding sequence ATGAGCTGGGACGAATCTTTCTTCCGCGCCATCAATGGCCTCGCCGGTCAGTCTGCCTGGGTCGACCAAGTCGCACTCTCTCTTTCCAACTCAAGTCTGTTGTGGGCTCCCTGCATCCTGTTGGTCTGTTATTGGTTGTGGCTGTCCTGGCGCGAGGTGGTCCTGGGTGCGCCGGTCCTGGCTGCGACGATTGGGATCGCCGATTTTCTCGGTGCCCGCCTGAAGCATCTGGTGGCGCGGCCTCGCCCCTGTATGTCGCTGCTGGACATTCAGCATGTGGAAGCCGCTTGCGGAAAAGTGTTCAGCTTCCCCTCGAACCACGCGATCAATACCGCGGTCGCCGCGGCGTTCTTGCAGGTCCTCTATCCTCGTTCAGGCTGGGTCAGTTGGCCGTTGGTCGGGCTGATCGGTCTGTCGCGTGTGTATATCGGCGCCCACTACGTGACGGATGTGCTGGGAGGCTGGGTAATCGGGGGATCGCTCGGGGCCGGTGTCGCCTGGCTGCTTCTTCTCTACTCCCCTCTTCGTTCTTCACGGGAAAAACCTGCCGTCTAA
- a CDS encoding energy transducer TonB — protein sequence MMKLFLAISFAVILAWPVAAFAVAGDEATHADDHHEDVLELPEVHVHGLPLNKDQQLGPVPKATPWPAIPPALDGKELDDWMKARMLVSKDATVTVVVLEPAKHRELTIAGMAALKKWTFDPQMKGDEPVDGELTVRIHFRTR from the coding sequence ATGATGAAACTATTTCTTGCGATATCCTTCGCGGTAATTTTGGCCTGGCCTGTCGCTGCGTTTGCGGTGGCCGGTGACGAGGCGACGCATGCGGACGACCATCATGAAGATGTGCTGGAGCTGCCTGAGGTCCATGTGCATGGTCTTCCGCTCAACAAGGACCAGCAGCTTGGACCGGTTCCGAAAGCCACCCCATGGCCGGCTATTCCGCCGGCCTTGGACGGAAAAGAACTCGACGATTGGATGAAGGCCCGCATGTTGGTCTCCAAAGATGCGACGGTGACAGTCGTAGTGTTGGAGCCGGCCAAACATCGGGAACTGACCATCGCCGGGATGGCTGCGCTGAAGAAGTGGACTTTCGATCCCCAGATGAAAGGTGATGAGCCGGTTGATGGGGAACTGACCGTGCGTATTCACTTTCGAACGAGATAA